The Porphyrobacter sp. HT-58-2 genome has a window encoding:
- the mdh gene encoding malate dehydrogenase, whose protein sequence is MARKKIALVGAGNIGGTLAHLAALKGLGDIVLFDVAEGIPQGKALDLSQCGPVEGFDASITGSNDYADIAGADVVIVTAGVARKPGMSRDDLLGINLKVMKAVGEGIRDNCPDAFVICITNPLDAMVWALREFSGLPANKVVGMAGVLDSARFATFLAWEFGVSVKDVNAFVLGGHGDTMVPVLSYSTINGIPVKDMAKIKGISEDRLGEIVQRTRSGGGEIVALLKTGSAFYAPATSAISMAEAYLYDQKRILPCAVEVNGQYGVDGLYVGVPVVIGAGGAEEVIEINLTDEEKANLQVSVDAVKELLEACKALDSSLA, encoded by the coding sequence ATGGCCCGCAAGAAAATCGCCCTCGTCGGCGCCGGTAATATCGGCGGCACGCTCGCTCACCTCGCCGCGCTGAAGGGCCTTGGCGACATCGTCCTGTTCGACGTGGCCGAGGGCATTCCGCAGGGCAAGGCGCTGGACCTCAGCCAGTGCGGCCCGGTCGAAGGCTTCGACGCCAGCATCACCGGCTCGAACGACTATGCCGATATTGCAGGCGCTGACGTCGTGATCGTCACCGCGGGCGTGGCGCGCAAGCCCGGCATGAGCCGCGACGACCTGCTCGGGATCAACCTGAAGGTGATGAAGGCGGTCGGCGAAGGCATCCGCGACAACTGCCCCGATGCCTTCGTGATCTGCATCACCAACCCGCTCGATGCGATGGTGTGGGCGCTGCGCGAGTTTTCGGGCCTGCCCGCCAACAAGGTCGTCGGCATGGCCGGCGTCTTGGACTCGGCGCGCTTCGCCACCTTCCTCGCGTGGGAATTCGGCGTGTCGGTGAAGGACGTGAACGCCTTCGTGCTCGGCGGCCACGGGGACACGATGGTGCCGGTGCTGAGCTACTCGACCATCAACGGCATCCCCGTGAAGGACATGGCGAAGATCAAGGGCATTTCCGAAGACCGCCTCGGCGAGATCGTCCAGCGCACCCGCTCGGGCGGCGGCGAGATCGTCGCGCTGCTCAAGACCGGCTCGGCCTTCTACGCGCCCGCCACCAGCGCCATCTCGATGGCGGAGGCCTACCTCTACGACCAGAAGCGCATCCTGCCCTGCGCGGTCGAGGTCAACGGCCAGTATGGCGTCGATGGCCTCTATGTCGGCGTGCCGGTGGTGATCGGCGCGGGCGGCGCGGAAGAGGTGATCGAGATCAACCTCACCGACGAGGAAAAGGCCAACCTCCAGGTCAGCGTCGATGCGGTCAAGGAACTGCTCGAAGCGTGCAAGGCGCTGGATAGCTCGCTGGCGTAA